The Cygnus olor isolate bCygOlo1 chromosome 24, bCygOlo1.pri.v2, whole genome shotgun sequence sequence TTTTTATGCTTTTCAAAACCAGACAATATGAACtagcagaaacacagaaaactaagatcacagtaaaaacagaaactaCTCTTCCAGATAATCATTTTCCTGGCTATGATTAAGCCTGACTGCAGGCAGGAGACATCACAGGGAAATACAGATACACGATTCACTTGTTAAGGATGACCACACATAAAAACTGCAGGTGTGTATTTGTGCCAGCCCAGTTCTTTGGAGAACTTTAAAGCACCTCTGGCTACTGAGAGGTCAGTCTCTGTGgaaattcaaataaaacagGACTTGGTATACTCCAGGGTACCTGTTTGATGACTGAGCCACTCGCTTCTTTGTTAGCTGTCACAGCTTTACTACAGCTCAGAGACACACACAAAGCCCTGTCTGGCAGGAGCCTGGCTCAGCGAGCTATATTTACCAGGCTGGATTAGCGAGCACTGCAGCCAGGCTAATCCCAAGCACAGCAGCCTGGAGCTCCCGTCCCTCTCCACCCGACGGATGCGGTGCCGGGCATGTCACGCTGGCTGCCAAGAGAGCTCTGGGTCTAGTCCAAAatcctcctgcttctccttATCACGGTCTCCTAAATGGTCCCAGTTATCTCCTGGCACCAAACCAGCTCTGCTCAATGGGGTCACCTTAGCGTTTGTGACTGGAAAACTGGCCTCTGTCACTGTCAGATAACTCACAGCACAGAATAAAACCTTGCTGCCGGATGGCAAGCGGTGCCACACGACCTCAGGCAGCAGCGACATGCACACCGACTTCCGAAGGTGTTTCTCATTTAAACATGGGAATGGCGTACACAGATAGATGTTTGGACGTGGTCTCAGTAAATTAGCGGCTTACCAGAGGAGGGCTGTGATGGGATGTCTGCTTGAGCAGCCAGATATAGCAGGCATGTGAAAAGCAAATACTTTCAAAACCAACAACCAACACTAAGCAACATGACAAGTAATACAACGGGGCATAATCCACGTTCTGAATAGTAGCAGTTGCTATCTTTAAATAAAGTATGTTTTCCAGATAAAGTTTTACCTAAGGTAAGAGTCATCCAGTTAACTGGGCTTACTGATGACCCTCTGCTATCTATGCCCTCTAACACAGACCACAGAAAGCATTTGCCTGGGGATGTCACCCACctcttaattaaaaaaggagcagatatctttaaaacaaataaaaaaccagTAACTAAATAGACTCGTCTTAGCCGTTCTTAGACTGACACCTCAGAACCATTCTAAATCTGCCTGAAAAAGAGTGTAAGAAGGACTGCATGCTGGTCTAATGCGGTACTTATGTTAATGTAACATGGGCAAGGAACAGCTGATACTTACCTCATTAACATTGATTTTAGACTTTGCAGACGATTCTAGAAAGGCACAGTTACACCACTGTCTCGCTAAGTTTTGACCCTGTTCTTTGCCGACAACACGTTCTTCCTCCAGGTCACATTTATTGCCAACCAGAATCATTGGAACCTGGAGAGAGAGGGAGCAAAACCAAGAGATATCAGCAAATTAACACGCAACACGTACTGCCCAAGTGATGCAATAGCTCGCAAAGGCACACGAagtggaggaaaacaaaacaaacaaaataacatagccatgtataaaaaaaaaaaaaaaaaaaggaagttcaGCAGAGCTCACCAGCTAGGCTGGATTTTAGTAAGTTTTCCAgtaaagatttgttttccagtatttaCATCCAACACCGCTCTATAGTCAAAAGCACAATTtactaaaatgcatttcaggaCATCTATGTGACATGAGGCTGAATTGCCCATCAGCTTAACCTCTTTTAGACAACAGGACATACGGCGtgtgttttaagaaatacattatATGTTTCTGACGTTTTTACCTCTCTTGTCAATCTGCCGTCAAGCCAATAACAAGTAGAAGCACCTTAGCAGAGCACTGCCCTGGACACGGAGTAAGGAGGAGTGGTTCTGTGCGGGTAAGCATTCCCACAGCCCCGTGCACATGGCCATCTGCCTTCCTCATCACAACACAATATCGTACTACTGACATGCTTTACATACAGAGACGAGGATGTTCACTACAAAAGGCGCAAACGCTGAGATCAATATTAACTAGTTCAGGGTAATTGAAGTTTCCAACTAACGACCACTCATCAGCTCAGCTCCCGAAAGGACATCGCTTCCAATAAATAACCTCATGCTGTATCAGAATAAACATTTGGTACGTGTTCAAAATATTCGTCCTACGCCCATGACGCAAATACAGGCACATCATCTGTTCGAgatgaatgaaatgaatgatGAAAGGGGATCTACccttctccttcagctgctggctTTCTGAAGCATCTGGGTGAGTCAGCGTCCCACTCCTTCAGAAGGACAGTGCCTTGGGGAAGCCACATTCCTTGTGACATTCCCTACAGAAAACACTACTAATATATGAGGGCATCATTTCCAAGATGCCTACTTTCAGAAGGCTTTCCCTGTTTCTCAGTCATGGCCTCTACCATGGCTGCAGCCCACCAAAAGATGTTACAAATGGCAAGTAGAAACAACCTTCGACAAGCAAACACCAAAAGCACCCCAAACACCAACAACCTACATCTCATACGGGCCTCGGGGGACAATGCAGCCAGAGCTCAGGTGCCAGGCGCTTTGAGGACTTTGAAGGCCGAGATCGCAGCGAGATCTGCAGTCCCTCCTGCAGTGCTTCACACGCACCCGGCAGCCACAGCATCCTGTTTCCCTCATGCTAtgtaaaagtagaaaaaaaaaaagaactaacaACCAAAAGAACTGCTGATAATGGGTGTGTACcctgttttatttcctgaagcATTTAATTCTTTGAGCAGAAAATGAGTActttccagctggaaaataaatcacaatcCACTTCCTTTGATAATTTACAATGCACTGCACATTTTCTAATCTACTTCAACATTAATATTTGTAGTCTCTTCCAGATTCACCtagacaaaatacatttttgtatttaaaactcACAGCCatactgattaaaaaatgactgcagttttatttttgagaagcAAGTTTTACTTATTACATCAAAAAGCTGAAGTCTCAGAACAGATGAGGCAATCCCCCAAACAAGTTTATTTCACGGAGAGTAACAGGATATTTACAACTACACTAGTCTAGTCCATTCTTTACAGTTTTCTAGATATTTAAGAGAAttccaaaacattaaaatgtgttttgaacaTGATGAAACATGTTGAacgtgaggaaaaaaaggggaaattagGATgtaaaataataggaaaaaagcGATACTCAGTTAAACAGTGTAGGTTTGAAAGACATGCAACTCTGTATGGTTATTTCAAAAGGTAGCGATTACTTAACCCAGAGCAGAAAATGGAGTTGGAAGAACTTGCTTGACCATTTCCTATGTCATGTAGGAGGCTGGAATTTAAACTTTGTTGGACATAGCTTCATGGTTTAACTACTGGGATTTTAAAAGACATATTCTGAAACTGAATACAGGAaggagcactttttttttttttttttttgacttagcTTAACAGTTCAAAAGGTTCTCAGCCTTGGATTCAACAAGTAACATTCCCCAACACAAAATTCATAAATGCTCTTGCAGTTAAGCCAAGGAGGGCTCCAAAGCCATTCTGAGGTAGTTGGGATAAGGAACAGGGACGAtgtgggaggaagaagaaacgCGAGGGGACTGCCTGCCCCCTCCGAGCACAGGAGCGGGATGTGTTGCTCAAACTGCACTGCCCTGCGGGGCAATGTAAACCCAACGCGTACAGATAAATGCGTCCCGGCCCCGCGTGTGACCACTGCATGCGAGTCGCACGCAAAGGATGGTGGACACAAGGCTGCTCCTGGATTCAGTCCCCATCGCAAGAGCCACGCGAGCGATCCATGCCCACCGAAAGCCATCAGCATCAGCATTCAAAGCCTTGAATGCACTCCCAGCTGTTAGgaacaacatttattttcagcgTCCTCTTGAGGAAGCCTACACTAGCAGAGGTCCCAAACCTCTGCGCCGTTCACATGGCCAGCATGGTTAAAGCCACCTGCACGCCCTTCTACACCATGCATCTAGAAATTCAAAGCCCATGGATAAGTTCTAACTATAGCAGTTGGCGCCTGGGCTGGGAACATGGTAAGTGATTTTCTTCTGCCATAAACAGGACTGCATGCACCATCTATCTTAAcgtaatttttttctcatttgaaaatggctttaaacaacaacaattaCAAGCTCAGTAAGAGCTCTGAGCACTAGCTCTCCTCTCCACAGAGACAAACTCATGCATAGGATTTCTCTTGAAGCTAAGAAGAGGATAAAAAACCCCTCTCCCGCTGCTCTGCTCTACGCTCCGGTCAGGAACGAACCTGTGCAAGGCACGATCTGACGGTCCCAAGAGACACCTTGCAACACCGCTGGTCCTCACGGAGGATGGGTTTGAATGAAACAGAGATTACCAAGAGACGGGGCAAACCAAATGGGCACAGATACAGCAAGGGAATCTGCTCTGTGCCCCTCGACCAAGGGCTCCCCAGCCCAGGGAGAGAGCCCTGCAGAGCGCAGCACTGCCCTGCTCGCCGGGGCAGCCCGAGCTCCTGCTGTCCTGTCCCCCCACTGCCCGCTCACACAGCAACAAGAGAGCAAAGTCAAAGGAACATTTTCAGCtactttcaaaaattaaaaataaagaaggctATTAATACTAGTGACACTTAAATTACAGAGCAGGAATCCGGTCAATAAGCTGAACACGTCCTTTCTATTTACAGTTCAAGATCATCAACTCGGACTGCTCTGGTAGGCATGGGTGGCACGGAGGGCACAGCTCAGTCCCACCACAGGCTGGGACTTCAGGCTTTGCAGCTGACCCTCAGGACTTGCCACGTCTCTCTGTACTTCAATTTCCGCCTCTCAAATCTGGGAAAAACAACATTAAGTCTCCATGGCAAGACAGCTGGAgatctattaaaaatatcattactGGCTAGTTCAGATATAATTTTTCCATAACTTTGAGGGAAATAAAGTACTGCTGAAGCACAGTATgaggaaaatacaaatactggaaaagaaataaaatgaaagggaaaaatgttttcttcaatcAACTCCTACCATTTTTCTATCACTTCCCATCAAGACTGCAAGCTTTCCAGCAAACTTGAAACgtaacactgaaaataacaaataatgcTAGGGAAATTCATTTCAACACAAAACTTTGCTATACAGCAAAGAATATTCCTAGACAGAAATTTTACTCACATACAAATTCCTGTATGCTTAgttccaaaaacattttaatcattttcaaaattaaagaaaatatatttgacttACATCTTCAGTGTCCTTAACCCGTAAAATCTGTTCCCGCAGGTCCTGTAAGTCGTTAAACGTGGACTGTGCTGTTATTGAATATACTAGTGCAAACCCTTGACCATTCTTCATATAGAGATCCCTCATTGCTGTAAATTGCTCCTGtaatcaaatattttagaaagtagTTAGGTAGTGAATGACACTAAAGAACATTTACAAAGGAATACTTCTCTTGTAATGGAGACAAGAACGTAGTACAGCACGGGTCATATTTACGTATTTACCCCTCACAGAGATCCACTGCAGCATGAAAATCTAATAAAAGCATTAACACATCTCTTTCCCtttgcttcccccccccccccccccccaataagGAGAACAAGGCTCCTTCCAAAACCAGGAAAAGGtgcaacaaaaacaataaaaacacatccTCAGGTATTATACTGGGGTATGCCCCAAACCATAACACAAGCCATTAGCATTTGGTCGACGTATTCTGTACTgatctttcatttatttcctgataCAGAGTTGAGCAGGAGCCTGCTATCAGACCAGTTCTCCAGATGACAGATCTGGGCTATCACTTCAAGTTCTCTCACTGCACAGACAGGCCCACGTGTCACGCGCAGTGTGGCAGTTTGTCACGAGCACGGCCGCGTGGGAGGGCAGTGCCCTTAAGAGCCTGCTGCTTAAGAACTTTTTTGGCTATGTTTTCTGGCCACTTGCAAAGTTAACACGCAAACTTATCCTGAATCTGTACGTTGATACGGCAACCTGCTTTTGGGTTATTAAACAGAACTGTTCTATTTTAATTGTTGTGCCTGATCTATTGCTTCTTCCTTGGGCAGGATTATTATATTAAGTTCTACGCTTACcatcttgttttgttcttaagaAAGAAACTCTGTAccatttagaaaaagaaatcatacttACTGTCCCTGCTGTATCGAGGATTTCAAGCATACACTGTTGACAGTCTACTTCCACTTGCTGTGtaaaaaagggaagagacaAATACAGTTAAAACTAAAACCTCTGAAATTAAGGCGAGGGGAATCtcaccttaatttttttttttacctctgcaGCAAAGACCTCAGTAAGTGAGCCAGCCACCTGGACTTTCCCAACACTAAGAGAGGCTCTGCTATTAGAAGATTAATTACACCTTAAGTTGGCATTTGGGGCAGCTCACTAGTGATCCAGGACTCTGTTGATTATAAAGGCCTAAATAAGTTGAGATATTTACAATGAGCCTCTTGAGTCAGATAAAATCCACTCCTACAAATCAAAAGGaccttcaactttttttttttttttttttttttgctgttgaaggaggagtgaggaagaaaagaaaaagcacaatatTTAATAAACGTCACACTAAGGCTTAACAAATCTTTTGGAAGCTAAGAACCGTCTCAGATCCACTAAGGGCAATTCCAGTAAAGATGAATAGATTTAACAGCAGAACTCGTAACAgaatttacatttaattatcACAGGCACAAATGctacaagtttttgttttctgtttggtgtCTTTAATTATGGCAACAATTATGCTAGTCTGCAAAACAATGGGTTACTTGACATCAATCCCGagaagaaagcagctctgttgaTAGAGCTGTGTAACACCAGAGTCAGGATCCTGACAAGTATTTCTGCTCAGCAATTACAAGCCTGCATCCAAAACAGCTGTGAAGTATTTTTATGCGCTTTCAAACCAAGCAGAACATATTTAAACTAAATGGTAAAACAATCATTCCTAGGAGAAAGCAACAAAACGCAATTGCTGTGCTACAGTACCACAACCTACCGTGATAaatggtgtgtgtgtatatatatatatatatatatatatctcctcTATGCTAACTTTTTCAGATCGCATGTTAGCAACAAATATTGATATACTTatgctttgaaataataattcatCAAATTACAGCAAAGAAATATGAGTAACAGTCTCTGGTCCTTTAATACGTTGCCCAGGCACCAATCAACAGCACTGGCACCGGGATGAACAGTATGCCAGGCTGTCAAGTGCCACAGCTCGTACCCCCATACAAGAGCTAAAAAGTCCGTGATGGCCTGGGAAAATACACAGAGAGATGTCTGGTCAGGTGCTCTAACCTCTTACAAAGAAACAGTCCAAGAGCAGAAAGCTAAAGCCTCAACATGCCTCGACTGAAGTCATCAGAGATTTAAAGTGAAAGCTCCTAGTTATATGAAGTAATAGAGCTTTAATCCTCCTATTAAATAGAAGTAAGAACAGTCAAATTAACAACAACGTTTGTCGTTTCCTGATAATTCAGCTTTCTAGTAGCTGACACAATTTGTCTGGTTGCATTCACAGGCCCCGAACTAGTAAAATACTCTGCAAAGCCAAAAGAAACTATCTACATGAAAGCACTTCCTAGACTGATGCTTTTTTATGCATCATTTCTTGCTGTGCTTTTATGCACTCATAACATTCTCATAAAAAAACCTTGCTCATTTTGATAAGCTTTCATtgcattattaaaaagaagcaagctCCGTGAGACTTGAAAGGAATAGAAATTATGttattttacctttctgtaTGAATCTTCTATTGTTGGGTcatatttttcaacaaaaattcCCTGAACGAACTGTACAGtctggggagagagaaaaaaaaagtgaaataactgTGACAGTAACCAAGAAACACTTTCTGAacaattaaagcagaaaaaacactCAACGCTGCTGATAAACTTCAagtggggagaagagaaaaatacacacattttcaattatttaaaaagaaatctgcatagtttctgctgttttatgaGCCACTACTCAAGCACATTTCAAAACTATGCGAGACAAattgtttgcttatttcttcataaaagatGAAGGCATCTCAAAAATAAAGGCATTCTctaaaatgcctttcttttaGTGTCTGTGActtcagaagaattaaaaaagtaCCAAATATGGAAGATGTGAAATTTGATCAGAGGAACTGGCAATATGTGTGCTatggaaaatgcagatttcaaTTGTGTTAGAGTTACAGTGGAACTACTCTGGATTACACACAGAGCACAGACGTATTTCAGAGTAGTGAGCTAAATCTGGAGAGTCTCCAGATACTCAGTTTGTATTAAATCATTAAAGGAGGAGACATTATTCATTTCAAAGAGGAAATCTTTCTTCTCCTATATAATTATTCCAAGTGAATCTACTCTAAGCATTTCCCATCAAGCTGTCATTTGGATGCGCCCCATCTCTGGACACTCAAGCTCCGTACGTGGCATACTTTGGCTCCTGCTGGTCTGTGGTTTCACTTGTCCTCTGGAAGACacagtttgcttttccttttcgGTACCTTCTCTTCATAAATAGGAAGAACACTTTTCTCTTTGGTGTCTCCTCTTACTTGCAACCCTGCATGTTCCCTGCACCTAAACAGTCGTCTGTCCTCCGGCGCAGCGCTGGGAATCAGCAACACCCAGGTGAGACCAGACAGATCCATACTGGTACCAGTTGGGTAAATGCTGGAATAGTTTATCTTTGTAATGCTAGCGACAGTGTTAGTTGTTTGCAATTTATTCCCATGCAACGACTGCTGCTCCAAGCACTCCCCAGCTCAGCTCAGcgagctgtggctgcagagccccaggctCTCCCCATCTCTGGCCGGGCGCAGCGCCGTGCTCTCACCTACGGCGTCCGCACTCACCTCGAGTGCAGCACGGGTGGGTCCAGAGGTTTGGCTGATGAAGGTAAAACCAAGTGCCAAGATCACAGCACTTAATTTTATCTCTTTAAATATCAACAAACACAGCAACTATCTTTTGCCAACAGAGCTTTCCACAAATCTTTAGTACAAATTCTGCCAAGTCACTACCTGTTTCAAGAGGTTGTATTTTGTTTGGACAAAAGGCTGAAatttttctgcagcagggtTCCCTTTTGCCACACAAAGACTTTCAAAGAGTGGCACGTACCATATGCATGCAGAAAGCCTCTGTGTGTGCTGAAAACTGAGCATTTCCTTATTATGCTCCttcttttaacataaaaaaattaaataaaatctagtACTATCTCATTCAAAAACCATCCTATTTCACTAAATAATCCTGTATTAATAAGCCTGAACCTAAGGATCAAAGCTTTTGCTTCTCCAATATTTTCCTGTCACCCCAAACCTTTCAGATAACAGGACTTATCAAAGCCACTGTGTAGGACACCATTATTAGTGGGTTTACAATGTTATACCAATAATGGCAACTAAGAATTTCAGATTACAGATTGTGTTGTAGGATTTTCAGCACAGTTATTAACCCAACCGAGTGCAAAGAAGATTGCTATTTGCTAGGAGGCTAACGCTTGGACACTGAAGTCGGTCCGAGCTGTACAGCTGCACCCCGTgaacttttttcctgtttgtgaacCAGCCTTCAGCAAGAGAATGTGACAAACCACTTGtgacattttgtctttctgctaAAACTCACAGAGTCTTATTTCATATTCCCAAATGCAGTactgctgagaaagaaaactaactTAACCCACAGGAGTTAAAACAGCGAGGAGGATTCGTAGCGAAACAAGAGCATATTGTAATCTGCACTCCCAGTGAAAACAcagaattgaaaacaaacaccatGCTCTTTGTTGGGTATTCAGCTTATGCAGtttgaaggaagaaattttaaagtgaCCTCCATATTATTTTAAGTCCCACCTTGCCAATACCTGTCAATAAAGTTGGTCATCTTGTAAGCTAAATATTATTCTCCCTCAGCTACTAATTGGCACTTACTGTCCTGCCATAACCATAATGGATCAACACTGCATATTAATTACAATACGTGCTTACTTAGCACCTGGAACTTAACTTTGGTTTACCAGCCTTTTCACAATCAACCCACCAGCAGTATGTACCTACAAAAATTAGGGTCCTCAGTGATTTAACCCAATTTGTATCTCTACAGGTGGGAGTACACAAACTCATCATATACgataaaggaaaatacagtctCCAGAACTTTTTGAGaataaattttggaaaaaaaaactatagtaagtattttgaaaaattaagtattcacgtttcaacttttaaaaaggCCAGTGATGAATGGGGACTCAGAACTTTATACCAGAAATGAGGAAATTCAAAGTACTTCATGTGCTGAAGAGATTTTATGCACAGCATATTCAGAAGCGCCCTGTTTTACCTAGCAAATCCTTCAATATTACGTAATAAAACCAAGACAATCAAGGAGAATGCTCACGGAAAAAG is a genomic window containing:
- the RAP1A gene encoding ras-related protein Rap-1A isoform X2, which gives rise to MREYKLVVLGSGGVGKSALTVQFVQGIFVEKYDPTIEDSYRKQVEVDCQQCMLEILDTAGTEQFTAMRDLYMKNGQGFALVYSITAQSTFNDLQDLREQILRVKDTEDVPMILVGNKCDLEEERVVGKEQGQNLARQWCNCAFLESSAKSKINVNEIFYDLVRQINRKTPVEKKKPKKKSCLLL
- the RAP1A gene encoding ras-related protein Rap-1A isoform X1 produces the protein MCVFFSSPHLKFISSVECFFCFNCSESVSWLLSQLFHFFFLSPQTVQFVQGIFVEKYDPTIEDSYRKQVEVDCQQCMLEILDTAGTEQFTAMRDLYMKNGQGFALVYSITAQSTFNDLQDLREQILRVKDTEDVPMILVGNKCDLEEERVVGKEQGQNLARQWCNCAFLESSAKSKINVNEIFYDLVRQINRKTPVEKKKPKKKSCLLL
- the RAP1A gene encoding ras-related protein Rap-1A isoform X3; its protein translation is MLEILDTAGTEQFTAMRDLYMKNGQGFALVYSITAQSTFNDLQDLREQILRVKDTEDVPMILVGNKCDLEEERVVGKEQGQNLARQWCNCAFLESSAKSKINVNEIFYDLVRQINRKTPVEKKKPKKKSCLLL